GGGTCATCACATGAAACTCCCCgtccaaaacaacaaaaccaaatgCTGGGTTATGAGGTGCTGTATTTGGTACATGCGTCTCCCAACGCCACCGGTTTGAATCCATGTCATACCTGTAATGCAGTAGCGAAAACAAGACATTGAGCGTCCCAAAGTAGCCTAAAGAAGATTTCCAATGAGTCTTGTGTGGAAACAAACAAGAAAGTGACCACTCTAGGTTCAGGGTTTAAAAAATTATCGTTGATATATTAAATGGTTCAGCAAGAGTTGAGGCCAGTATATGCCATTCAGGTGATCCGGATTCACCATTTGGATTTTTGCCAGAGGGTTGCTAGCAAGTTCTCCAGTCAGGCAAAAGCAAAGGATTAGAAGGGAGCACATGAAAAAGCACAGGCATCAATTTAGTGACACGTCTAATGATTTAAGAATTTGGCATATCAATAACCATGCATTTTTGCAAACATAGGCAAAACAAAAACCCGCTGTCCCAAAGAAACTGTAACTCACTTTTGCTTTTCTTAGGCTATTATTAAGCAAGATTCTAACCTATGTGGTAACATAATGTTAAAGCAAGTCCTAATTGACATAACTTGGAAAGATATGTCAAGCACGATAGGTTTTATAGCGCAACTGAATGTCCATTAGCAGCTACATTAGCATCCATCCAGATACAAACTCCCTACTTCTAACCCAAAAGTTGCATTATCTCTTTGGCATCACACAGCCTGAACCCTCCTAAATTCAACAGAAACTAATCTAACAGCATCAGGCTTTTAATTTAGCATTTTGTAGGTTTACATTTCAAGGTACTTCAAACTGTTAAAGGCATGTTAGATAACAAAGCTAAAAcagtttctcttttcttttttgacaaGTACAACAGTTCACTTTTCAAGTTTAGGCAAGGGAGCGAAAGCAAGCAAAACAGAGTCCCAAAGACATCAGCCACCTCAACACTAGtattaattggaaaaaaaaaactcaaacctaTTATGATATTTTTCCAAAGCACCGCCCATGTGGCTTAAGTACCACATTAGTACACAGCACACCCCAAACAGAACCATATTTAGAGTCCACCACAGCTTTCCACAAGGCATCCCTCTCGTGTCGGTATTGTCATGCCATTTTCCCAATAAAGTCCTATTGAACACAAGCATATTTTGAATGtaaaggttttataagaaaaaagttCTTACATAGCACTCAATAAACTCGATCAAAATTCTATTTATGGTCCATCACTTATCTCCCATCTCAGTTCTGATCTCCGCAATGCACTGCAGCTACATTAGAGTAGTCAACAAGTCCAATAGCAACTTTTCCATCTATAGAGTCAGATTTCATACTATAGAGTAGGGGTGTACAAAAACTAGTCAAACCGACCATGATCAACTCAGAACTAGGAACCAACCGGAACCGACATGAAATGGTTGGACAGCGGTAGAATTATGTCAAAACAGTCGTCGGCCGGTTCGGTCCCAATTTGTTGCTGGATCGGACAACTTAACCGACTgatatcattattatatatattttttaattatacctATATGAAATGatgccgtttcacttaagtgagTAAAACAACGTCATTTTGGGatgtaagtttgaaaaaaaatataaatggaacggcgtcgtttcaccCTAGGGTTTAAACACGCCTCCTGCTTTCGTCTTCTCTGCTTCGACTTCCTCTCAGTTTCTCACTTCTCAGAGCcgtcaccctctctctctctctctctctctctctctctctctctctctctctctctctctctctctctcatacacaCACACCACGGCATCATCACACGCAGGGCAACCTTTGTCACCATCAAAGACACCATCAAACCAATTGGAGTTACGTCGAGACCGATGTAGACGATTTCCTCCCCCTTCACTGGCTGATTTCGGTCAAGATTTACACAATTTCAAGGTATCGGTGCATTTCAAAACTGCACCGATACCTTCGGTCGTCACCCCTACTTCACAATCCTACTCAAGCATTATAACATACAAGTCCTAAATTAGGgtttagaattattatttttattttcttaacattTTTATCGGATTAGTTTGAGATAGTAATTTTATTTGAGTAAGATTCTTCCACTCTGTACACCATCTATCCCTCTGCTTGGTTCCCTAGTTGGGAGAAACTTCCAAGTTTGAAACCAATTGGATGTGCCGAAACCCTCACATATATGCTCTATGTTACCCATGATTTTCCTTCACCCAAACCCATAATACTCCTGCGGCCAGAACCCCCAGTGAaagcaaattcttcttcaacaTAGCATCATCGTAGCCTTCCCCACAACACCACAACAGTCTTCCTCACAACAAACCGAGATACTCTCTTCGCCAGAATAATTTAGAGGACACTGTCAAGGAAGTCGGAACACCTCTCGGCAACCACAAAAATTGCCACTGGTCACTACTAGGCACCCAGACCCACCATCGCAACTGGTCCTCCTTCCCGCTCAGTGAGTCCCGAATCCCAAGTTCTGTCACACCATATTTTGCCTCTCCAATGCTTGTAGTGTCAagaagatttattttattttggcctTCCCATCATGCATCATCTATCACTTTAAATTAATTGGGATTTGTTAAATacagaaataaattatataataaaattgtattagTAAAACTTGTACGTACGTAGTACATGAACTAGTGTTACCTAATTAAGGTATTCCTAACGTGAGTTTATACAAGTCTGGATAACATGACCTCCAGCGATTGAGGAAACGATTATTTCCAGGAAGTTTTCTCTCAAGTTCTGCTATAGTTCCTTGAGGAGAAGTGTATGCCTTCACTTGGTGTGGTAGGCGAGCATTCTATCATTGGATGTTGccagtttgtttcattttttttgtttattatggCTGAGGATTTTATCAAACAGTGGAATTCCCTTAGTCTTACCCGTATTGAACAGGCAGTTATTACTATCTCGGACTCTGATGTTGAACAAACATTGACAAAGGGTAGATTCTGTCTTGTGGGGAAGATCATCACGGAACATACGATTAATCTTGAGGCTTTTAAGTTAACTATGCTCAAAGTCTGGAGGTTGGATGCTGGTTTACGTATTGTGGAAGTGGGTTCAAACCTCTTCCTCTTGGACTTTTGTTTTGAACAGGATCTGCTGAGAATTTGGGATGGCCAACCATGGCTTTTCGATCAAAACTTGCTTTGCTTGAAGTTTTTTGATGGCCTTAAGCCACCTACTGAGTTAAGTTTCTCTCATGCATACTTCTGGGTGCAACTCCATAATATGCCTTTTGGCTGCATGCATCAAAATGTGGCTTTCTGACTTGGAGGTTTAATAGGGAATGTCCTTCATGTTGAAGTGGATGATAAAGGTACTGGTTGGGGGCAATATATGTTTATTCTCGTAGAACTCAATCTCTCCAACCCACTTGTTAGGGGCTCCAAGTTAGCATTGCAGGATCTTCAAGCCCTGGTGGTTTTTAAGTATGAGAGATTACCTCGAGTCTGTTTTTCCTGTGGTGTTATCATGCATGGCAGTGGTGATTGCTTGAATAGGGGAGTGGCCTTGTCTACCAAGCCATATGGTACATGGCTTCGTGCCTCGTTTGGTCCCACTAGAGGGAGGGTTGGGAGATTCATTCATGGATCTTCCAGAAGGTCTTCCTCCTTGATTGATCCGGAACACTTACATGTTTCTGGTCCTTCGAGTAACTACCATGACAGTTATGGGTCAGTTTGTGTCATGGATCCCACGTGGCAACATAATACTGGTGTGGCTGAGTCTTTGATTGGCTGTCCACCCGAGTGTACTAATTCTGTTATTCCTGGTAAGGAAACTACTACTATGGCCATAACTGATTTCCCTTCCCAGATTCTTCAAGGTGGGGAATCTCTTGATGATGGGGTGCCCCCTGCTCTAGCCCATGGATCCCAATTACAAGTTGCTCCTGGTCCTGCCTCTTCCCTCCATCATTTGAAGCAACAGGTTAGAGCCATTTCTAAAACTGGCAACGATTCTGATCCACGTTTGACACCTAGAAAGAGGAAGTATGGACCTCTTGGTAAACACCATTCTGATGACCAACTATTGTTTAAAAGGAAACTTTGCAACGTGAAATTATTGGCGGAGGCTAATTCTCAGCCCCACCAAGGACCATGAGGCTtctaagttggaactgccgagggcttggcaaccctcggacagttcatgACCTTAATCTCATGGTTAAGGTCCATAAGCCAACTATCTTATTTCTCATGGAAACTAGACTCCATAAGAATAGGATGGAGAAGTTGAGGTATTTGTTTGGCTTTCCTAACATGCTCACTATGGAAGGGATGGGGCATAGGGGTGGTTTAGCCTTGTTATGGCAGGCTGACTGTGTTGTTGACATTCAGAGTTATTCTCAGAGACACATTAACTGTTGGATGCTCTCCTGTTTTTATGGTCACCCCCTTACTGACAAAAGGGTTTAGGgttataatattttaaggcaTCTTCATTCTTTCAATCTTAAGATGTGGCTGTGCATtggggactttaatgagataTTATTTCAAAGTGACAAGGAAGGAGGTGCACCCCGGCCTGTGAAACAGATGGCTCTCTTTAAGGATGTCTTAGATGAGTGTCATCCCCATACTTTAAACTTTGTTAAGGGGAAATACACGTGGTCCAACAATAGAACTGATTCTTCCTTCACTAAGGAGAAACTTGATAGGGCAGTGGCATCTTCTGCCTAATGTGAGGAGTTTGGCTTGGTTGAGGTCAGATTACTCTTTTCTGTTTAATCTGATCACAACCCTCTTTTACTATCCACTCCATTTAGGCATTATGTGTCTGGCACTTTGAAGAGGCCAAGTCAATTTGAAGCACGATGGGCAACTTTTGAGGATTATGGTGAGGCAATTCACTCTAGTTGGTTGCAGGCAAGTGGGGTTTCGGGGGATCTGGCATCCTTGTCCTCAAAATTGGCTAGTTGTATGCAATTTCTTCGCAGATGGGCCTCTTCCAAATCTCCAGTTTCTAATAAACTTTTACAGGAAAAGTTGTCTCTATTAGAAAGCCAGCAAACCAACCTAACTGCAGCCTCAGTTTCAGAAACAAGCAAGTTACAACAAGAAATCTCCCTTTTACAGGAAAGCCTCCACTTGAcatggaaacaaagggccaaaGTTCACTGGTTACAACAGGGGGACAGGAATTCAAAGTTTTTTCACCTGAGTGCTAGTCAAAGACAAAAGAGGAATAGGATTTCCCTGGTGAAGGATAAGGATGGGGTTGAATGCAGATCTACTGTTGCAATTGGACTAGCTTTTACTAATTTCTATCGACACTCGTTCACCTCATCTAATCCATCTCACGTTGATATCTGTCTGCAGGATCTCCCCTCTAAAGTTTCTGCATCAATGAATGCAGACCTGCAGTAGGCATTCACTGAAGAGGAGGTTAAAACTGCTGTCTTCCAAATGGGACCCTATAAAGCCCCAGGCCCTGATGGTTATAGCCCCTATTTCTATCAATCCCACTGGTATATGGTGGGTAAGGAGGTTTGTCATGCTGTCCTTTCCTTCCTCAAGTCTCCTTCAAATATTGCCACCATAAACGACACTTTTCTGGTGTTAATTCCTAAATCTAGTAACCCTAAAAGTGTTTCTGAATATAGACCTATAAGTCTATGTAATGTTATCTATAAGATTATCACCAAGATGCTTACTAACAGACTGAAACCTATTATGTCTTTTCTCATTTCACCAAACCAATGTGCCTTTGTACCTAGAAGACAAATTTCTGATAACATATTGGCTGCCTATGAAACTCTCCATACCATGACCACACAACTCTCTAGGCATCAAGGCTTTATGGTTCTaaagttggatatgagtaaagcctatgatagggtggagtggatGTTTATTCAAGCTGTTTTATTGAAACTGGGGTTTAATGCTCAATGGGTTGCCTTAATCATGGCATTTATTTCTTCCTCATCTTTTTCAGTTTTAGTAAATGGTGTTCCTCACCATTCCTTTAGACCTGGTAGAGGCCTTAGGCAAGGCTACCCCCTTTCCCCTTACCTATTTATCCTTTGTGCCGAGGCCTTAAACTCTCAATTGCTTGCTGCTGAACATCATAGGTAATTGACTGGTGTGCCAATAGCTCGTGGTCAGATCAAGCTTAACCATctgttttttgcagatgatagccttTTATTTTGCAGGGCTTCTTTGCATGAATGGGTTCACTTGAACACCATCCTTTCCTTCTATGAAGCTGCCTCTGGTCAGCAACTCAATAAAGATAAaaacttcactattttttaGCAGGAATACTAAGGCTGCAATAAAGAGGTACCTTATGGAGGTGGCAGGTCTTCATGCTTCTACTAATCTGGACAAATATTTGGGGCTCCCCTCTGTTGTTAGCATGTCTAAAATGAGGGCTTTTCATGGCATAGTTGACAAGGTGATCAAACGGTTGGATAATTGGAGGAATAAGTTTCTGTCTAAAGCTGGGAAGGAAATACTTATCAAAGTTGTTCTGCAAGCTTTACCTAACTACAGTATGAGTGTATATTTACTTCCAAAGGCCCTATGTTCTAGATTGCATTCATGCTTTGCCAAGTTCTGGTGGGGACATCAAGACAACCGCACTAAGATACATTGGAAAAGCTGGGATTTCTTAAGTTCAGGCAAAGCTGTTGGAGGGTTGGGTTTTCAGGATCTTCATAGTTTTAACTTAGCCTTATTGGCCAAGCAGGTTTGGAGATTAGAAATGTGTCATTAGTCCTTATCAAGTAGAATTCTCAAGGCTAAATACTTCCCTCACACCTCAGTTCTACAGGCTGGCCTTGGTTCAAGACCCTCTTACCTTTGGAGAAGCATGTTTCAATCTATTCCTCTAGTTGAGGAAGGCCTCATGTGGCAAGTGGGGGATGGTACCAAGATTAGAATATGGAAAGATAAGTGGCTGCTAAGAAATTCTTCCAACAGGATTCAATCACCTGTGGTTGTTCTTCATGAGGATGCTGTTGTAGCTGAGTTGATTGATGTCCACACAAGATGGTGGAATATGGATCTTCTTCGAACAATGTTTCAAGAGGATGATGTCCAAGAGATTCTCAAGTTACCTCTGTGTTTCCTGCCACACCCTGACACACTGATGTGGAAAGGAACTGTCAATGGGCTTTTTTCAGTTCGAAGTGCTTATCATTTGCATAAGCAATCCCTCTCCAGAGCTTCTGGTGAATCTTCTCTAACTGGGACTAGAATTTCTGTTTGGAAGAGACTATGGTCTTTACCAACTACTAATGCAGTGAAACAGTTTGTGTGGAGTGCTTGCACAGATTCACTGCCTACTCGAGCTAATTTACATAGGAGGAAGGTGATTCCTGATTCTTCTTATCCCGTCTGTTAGCTTGAAGAGGAAACACCATGCCACATTTTATGGTCCTGTCCATCAGTCAAAGATGTTTGGATTCTGTGTTCTAAGTCAATTCAGAAGGCTAACACTCAATCCCCCCACTTTTTTCATGTCTTTGAGCTGCTACTCAACAGACTATCATGTCAGGAGATTGTACTGTTTGTCACCTTAGCTCGTCTCATCTGGTTTAGGAGAAATGCTTGGCTTCATGATGGTCCATTTCAAGATCCCAAGGTGCTCTATAAAACTGCCATTCAAGCTGTTGATGATTACACTACAGCCTCTTCCACTCCTGCAAGTTTGGTTTCTCATCCTGTTGGTGTTGCTTCTCATTGGCAACCACATTCATCAGCTTGGGTGAAAGTCAATTGGGATGTTGCTGTCAGGTCTGCATCTTATAAGCTTGGTGTGGGTGTGGTGATCTGTGATTCAAATGGGTCTGTGTTGGCAAGTCTGATGCAACCCTTGGCATATTGCACTAATCCTGTTTTGGC
This is a stretch of genomic DNA from Carya illinoinensis cultivar Pawnee chromosome 3, C.illinoinensisPawnee_v1, whole genome shotgun sequence. It encodes these proteins:
- the LOC122304957 gene encoding uncharacterized protein LOC122304957; its protein translation is MGPYKAPGPDGYSPYFYQSHWYMVGKEVCHAVLSFLKSPSNIATINDTFLVLIPKSSNPKSVSEYRPISLCNVIYKIITKMLTNRLKPIMSFLISPNQCAFVPRRQISDNILAAYETLHTMTTQLSRHQGFMVLKLDMSKAYDRVEWMFIQAVLLKLGFNAQWVALIMAFISSSSFSVLVNGVPHHSFRPGRGLRQGYPLSPYLFILCAEALNSQLLAAEHHRNTKAAIKRYLMEVAGLHASTNLDKYLGLPSVVSMSKMRAFHGIVDKVIKRLDNWRNKFLSKAGKEILIKVVLQALPNYSMSVYLLPKALCSRLHSCFAKFWWGHQDNRTKIHWKSWDFLSSGKAVGGLGFQDLHSFNLALLAKQAGLGSRPSYLWRSMFQSIPLVEEGLMWQVGDGTKIRIWKDKWLLRNSSNRIQSPVVVLHEDAVVAELIDVHTRWWNMDLLRTMFQEDDVQEILKLPLCFLPHPDTLMWKGTVNGLFSVRSAYHLHKQSLSRASGESSLTGTRISVWKRLWSLPTTNAVKQFVWSACTDSLPTRANLHRRKEIVLFVTLARLIWFRRNAWLHDGPFQDPKVLYKTAIQAVDDYTTASSTPASLVSHPVGVASHWQPHSSAWVKVNWDVAVRSASYKLGVGVVICDSNGSVLASLMQPLAYCTNPVLAEARGLIFEVLFCQELGLDYIIFEGDSSQVVHAVLRKATPVGQLQGLVSDVCSLLSHMQRKISHVKRKLNEVAHCLAQSTANLDMEIIDIDCIADCIYSLVLAECHV